A part of Liolophura sinensis isolate JHLJ2023 chromosome 1, CUHK_Ljap_v2, whole genome shotgun sequence genomic DNA contains:
- the LOC135464740 gene encoding MORC family CW-type zinc finger protein 3-like isoform X2 produces MINGQVTLVFVDNGNGMNPDRLHKMLSFGFSDKQEIRGHRPIGQYGNGFKSGSMRLGKDVLVFTRQRGTMSVGFLSQSYLQAINAKTVFVPIATWRLPSKQMVQTQECYSSLKEILRHSIFRTERSIIQELDALGCIGHSGTEIIIYNLKRDRRGNLELDFESDPNDILNPQTLEVDRSMMFRPVAEPSPAFRRSLREYCSILYLKPRMKIMLRGEKVKTKLVSKSLSRTEKDVYKPHFLPRPVKIIFGFSPSKVEDYGILMYHRNRLIIAYEKVGYQKQANELGVGVVGVVELNFLEPIHNKQDFNKTTQYNSCINALGVKLNEYWNEKMKGITAGNRLMGPGSRPPDWLWAQCDKCLKWRRMPPTIREGELPKKWFCHMNLDATHNRCDIPEEAEDDEDMLMRPSYEKTYKKQMEERKRLNRLEQLRELQKREKQLQMKEEELKRMRMNMSNAANPAQPTLPNPPATMATTSNSAEPIDVKPDEADLLRAQRELTEAKRRETQQTQLIEQLQQQKDLLEKKQRDVLKIAESITIKQIQDTEASNGPNQTLEFGGTGQKRPLDSEEDSSNKRVRVVTSDGEVMYVVQGDDTPKPLIDLTLSDDEAEPAKAAEESGQQKDTETGAGQSDSLSGEAPQEGSAQLTTLAEEERDIKPDLDELDRRILEAQRAMGMVDDPEAAKSSESAQAEGETQGMDTPSATDGEDNNTQAAEDSNPTATESLTEAGDSNAEPKVGEAGGGSGEESEQCVKAAGTDGEGDEAMDTGASEGTEDAEGNAKTANTETLSEAGKESAAGSAAGQLDDVGDDDFGGDFPEDDEGDEFLRDSETPNDPERASSRTSKESREGKGQEGDMEDQKSNGNEDYCQNKDDNGSEEKTSEQLKEEDDDKKSNVPESDAKDMKSEEKTDSIKDEKLNVKSLTNGEAAGGKGPHFENKPKLSKIVKTRGVQTLPVEIKGMLTDSYNFSKLAPSEIHHLLVQRTNELEGLRKNVRELLRIILPEVDLGTPDSIDLVVQEVIQVNQTEAASSGPPK; encoded by the exons ATGATAAATGGCCAAGTCACTTTGGTCTTTGTCGACAATGGAAACGGGATGAACCCGGATAGACTACATAAAATGCTCAG TTTTGGGTTCTCTGACAAGCAAGAGATCCGTGGTCATCGCCCAATCGGCCAGTATGGTAACGGGTTCAAATCTGGCTCCATGCGTCTGGGTAAAGATGTGCTGGTGTTCACTCGCCAGAGAGGCACCATGAGCGTTGGATTTCTCTCCCAGTCCTATCTACAGGCCATCAATGCCAAGACAGTCTTTGTTCCCATTGCCACATGGAGGCTACCATCAA AACAAATGGTTCAGACACAAGAATGCTATTCCAGCTTGAAAGAAATCCTGAGGCATTCCATCTTCAGAACAGAGAGAAGTATTATACAGGAGCTGGACGCTTTAGGCTGTATAGGGCACAGCGGAACCGAAATTATCATCTACAATCTCAAAAG GGATCGGCGTGGAAATCTGGAGTTGGATTTTGAGAGCGACCCAAATGACATCCTCAACCCTCAGACTCTGGAGGTGGACCGCAGCATGATGTTCCGTCCAGTGGCTGAGCCTAGTCCAGCATTCAGGAGATCACTGAGG GAATATTGCAGCATTTTGTACCTCAAACCAAGAATGAAGATAATGTTGAGAGGTGAAAAGGTCAAGACAAAACTGGTATCCAAGAGTTTATCCAGGACGGAGAAAGATGTCTATAAACCACACTTTCTG CCAAGACCCGTGAAAATTATATTTGGCTTCAGTCCCAGTAAAGTGGAAGATTACGGAATCCTGATGTATCACAGAAATCGTCTTATCATAGCGTATGAGAAAGTGGGCTATCAAAAACAG GCTAATGAGCTTGGAGTAGGTGTGGTAGGGGTGGTAGAACTCAACTTCCTGGAGCCCATTCATAATAAACAGGACTTTAACAAAACAACCCAGTACAA cTCTTGTATCAATGCCCTGGGGGTGAAGTTAAACGAGTACTGGAATGAGAAGATGAAGGGGATAACAGCTGGTAACAGGTTAATGGGACCGGGCAG TCGCCCTCCAGATTGGCTGTGGGCTCAGTGTGACAAATGCCTCAAGTGGAGACGCATGCCCCCTACCATCAGGGAGGGAGAGCTGCCCAAGAAGTGGTTCTGTCACATGAACCTGGATGCCACACACAA CCGTTGTGACATACCAGAGGAAGCTGAGGATGATGAGGATATGCTGATGAGACCTTCCTATGAAAAAACCTACAAGAAACAGAT GGAAGAACGAAAGAGACTAAACAGATTAGAG CAATTAAGGGAACtacaaaagagagaaaaacagttACAAATGAAAGAGGAAGAGTTGAAGAGGATGCGAATGAATATGTCTAATGCTGCAAATCCTGCTCAACCGACTTTGCCAAACCCCCCTGCGACCATGGCAACCACATCAAATTCAGCAGAG cCGATTGATGTGAAACCGGATGAGGCTGATTTGTTGCGAGCACAGAGAGAGTTGACAGAGGCTAAGCGAAGAGAAACCCAACAGACTCAGCTTATAGAACAGCTCCAGCAGCAGAAAGACCTGCTGGAGAAGAAACAGCGTGATGTGCTGAAGATAGCAGAGTCAATCACAATCAAGCAAATACAAGACACG GAAGCATCCAATGGACCCAATCAAACTCTGGAGTTTGGAGG GactggtcagaaaaggccattGGACTCTGAAGAAGACAGTTCCAACAAGCGTGTCCGTGTGGTGACATCAGATGGGGAAGTGATGTATGTGGTACAGGGAGATGACACACCCAAACCTCTGATTGATCTCACACTCAGTGACGACGAGGCGGAGCCAGCCAAAGCTGCTGAGGAGAGTGGGCAGCAGAAGGACACAGAGACTGGAGCAGGGCAATCTGACAGCCTGTCCGGGGAGGCACCACAGGAGGGGTCGGCACAGCTCACAACACTCGCAGAGGAGGAGCGAGACATCAAGCCGGACCTGGATGAGCTGGATAGAAGGATACTGGAGGCACAGCGCGCCATGGGCATGGTGGATGATCCGGAGGCTGCTAAGTCCTCTGAATCGGCACAAGCTGAGGGTGAAACGCAAGGCATGGACACACCCAGTGCGACTGATGGGGAGGACAATAATACTCAGGCAGCAGAGGATTCTAATCCAACAGCCACAGAATCCCTCACTGAAGCAGGTGATTCGAATGCTGAGCCCAAAGTGGGTGAGgctggtggtggcagtggtgagGAATCAGAGCAGTGTGTGAAGGCAGCAGGGACAGATGGGGAGGGGGATGAGGCTATGGACACAGGGGCAAGCGAGGGAACAGAAGATGCCGAGGGGAACGCCAAGACAGCCAACACAGAGACGCTGTCTGAAGCAGGGAAAGAGTCTGCAGCAGGTTCAGCTGCAGGTCAACTGGACGATGTGGGCGATGACGACTTTGGTGGCGATTTCCCGGAGGATGACGAGGGTGATGAGTTTTTGAGAGACTCAGAAACTCCCAATGACCCCGAGAGAGCATCATCAAGGACATCCAAGGAGAGTAGGGAGGGAAAAGGTCAGGAAGGGGATATGGAAGATCAGAAGTCCAACGGAAATGAAGACTACTGTCAAAACAAAGATGACAATGGCAGCGAGGAGAAAACATCAGAGCAACTAAAAGAGGAGGATGATGACAAGAAATCTAATGTCCCTGAAAGTGATGCTAAAGACATGAAAAGTGAAGAGAAAACGGACAGTATTAAAGATGAGAAACTTAATGTgaaatctctcaccaatggagAAGCAGCGGGTGGGAAAGGTCCACACTTTGAGAACAAACCTAAACTGAGTAAGATTGTGAAAACACGAGGAGTTCAGACGTTACCTGTGGAAATTAAGGGCATGTTGACTGATTCGTATAACTTCTCCAAACTAGCCCCAAGTGAAATTCATCATTTGCTAGTGCAGAGGACAAATGAACTGGAGGGACTGCGGAAAAATGTGCGTGAACTGTTGCGAATCATTTTACCAGAGGTGGACTTGGGCACCCCAGACTCCATTGACCTGGTGGTACAGGAAGTGATTCAAGTGAACCAAACAGAGGCAGCTTCTTCCGGTCCTCCGAAGTGA
- the LOC135464740 gene encoding MORC family CW-type zinc finger protein 3-like isoform X1, with protein MAVRSLSGVRASEVNPSFLHANSTSHTWIFSAIAELIDNAYDPDVAATQLWIEKRMINGQVTLVFVDNGNGMNPDRLHKMLSFGFSDKQEIRGHRPIGQYGNGFKSGSMRLGKDVLVFTRQRGTMSVGFLSQSYLQAINAKTVFVPIATWRLPSKQMVQTQECYSSLKEILRHSIFRTERSIIQELDALGCIGHSGTEIIIYNLKRDRRGNLELDFESDPNDILNPQTLEVDRSMMFRPVAEPSPAFRRSLREYCSILYLKPRMKIMLRGEKVKTKLVSKSLSRTEKDVYKPHFLPRPVKIIFGFSPSKVEDYGILMYHRNRLIIAYEKVGYQKQANELGVGVVGVVELNFLEPIHNKQDFNKTTQYNSCINALGVKLNEYWNEKMKGITAGNRLMGPGSRPPDWLWAQCDKCLKWRRMPPTIREGELPKKWFCHMNLDATHNRCDIPEEAEDDEDMLMRPSYEKTYKKQMEERKRLNRLEQLRELQKREKQLQMKEEELKRMRMNMSNAANPAQPTLPNPPATMATTSNSAEPIDVKPDEADLLRAQRELTEAKRRETQQTQLIEQLQQQKDLLEKKQRDVLKIAESITIKQIQDTEASNGPNQTLEFGGTGQKRPLDSEEDSSNKRVRVVTSDGEVMYVVQGDDTPKPLIDLTLSDDEAEPAKAAEESGQQKDTETGAGQSDSLSGEAPQEGSAQLTTLAEEERDIKPDLDELDRRILEAQRAMGMVDDPEAAKSSESAQAEGETQGMDTPSATDGEDNNTQAAEDSNPTATESLTEAGDSNAEPKVGEAGGGSGEESEQCVKAAGTDGEGDEAMDTGASEGTEDAEGNAKTANTETLSEAGKESAAGSAAGQLDDVGDDDFGGDFPEDDEGDEFLRDSETPNDPERASSRTSKESREGKGQEGDMEDQKSNGNEDYCQNKDDNGSEEKTSEQLKEEDDDKKSNVPESDAKDMKSEEKTDSIKDEKLNVKSLTNGEAAGGKGPHFENKPKLSKIVKTRGVQTLPVEIKGMLTDSYNFSKLAPSEIHHLLVQRTNELEGLRKNVRELLRIILPEVDLGTPDSIDLVVQEVIQVNQTEAASSGPPK; from the exons ATGGCGGTTCGGTCGCTGAGTGGGGTTCGCGCGAGTGAG GTGAATCCCAGTTTTCTTCATGCGAATTCAACCAGTCACACGTGGATTTTCAGTGCGATCGCTGAGCTGATCG ATAATGCCTATGACCCAGACGTTGCAGCCACTCAGTTATGGATAGAAAAGCGCATGATAAATGGCCAAGTCACTTTGGTCTTTGTCGACAATGGAAACGGGATGAACCCGGATAGACTACATAAAATGCTCAG TTTTGGGTTCTCTGACAAGCAAGAGATCCGTGGTCATCGCCCAATCGGCCAGTATGGTAACGGGTTCAAATCTGGCTCCATGCGTCTGGGTAAAGATGTGCTGGTGTTCACTCGCCAGAGAGGCACCATGAGCGTTGGATTTCTCTCCCAGTCCTATCTACAGGCCATCAATGCCAAGACAGTCTTTGTTCCCATTGCCACATGGAGGCTACCATCAA AACAAATGGTTCAGACACAAGAATGCTATTCCAGCTTGAAAGAAATCCTGAGGCATTCCATCTTCAGAACAGAGAGAAGTATTATACAGGAGCTGGACGCTTTAGGCTGTATAGGGCACAGCGGAACCGAAATTATCATCTACAATCTCAAAAG GGATCGGCGTGGAAATCTGGAGTTGGATTTTGAGAGCGACCCAAATGACATCCTCAACCCTCAGACTCTGGAGGTGGACCGCAGCATGATGTTCCGTCCAGTGGCTGAGCCTAGTCCAGCATTCAGGAGATCACTGAGG GAATATTGCAGCATTTTGTACCTCAAACCAAGAATGAAGATAATGTTGAGAGGTGAAAAGGTCAAGACAAAACTGGTATCCAAGAGTTTATCCAGGACGGAGAAAGATGTCTATAAACCACACTTTCTG CCAAGACCCGTGAAAATTATATTTGGCTTCAGTCCCAGTAAAGTGGAAGATTACGGAATCCTGATGTATCACAGAAATCGTCTTATCATAGCGTATGAGAAAGTGGGCTATCAAAAACAG GCTAATGAGCTTGGAGTAGGTGTGGTAGGGGTGGTAGAACTCAACTTCCTGGAGCCCATTCATAATAAACAGGACTTTAACAAAACAACCCAGTACAA cTCTTGTATCAATGCCCTGGGGGTGAAGTTAAACGAGTACTGGAATGAGAAGATGAAGGGGATAACAGCTGGTAACAGGTTAATGGGACCGGGCAG TCGCCCTCCAGATTGGCTGTGGGCTCAGTGTGACAAATGCCTCAAGTGGAGACGCATGCCCCCTACCATCAGGGAGGGAGAGCTGCCCAAGAAGTGGTTCTGTCACATGAACCTGGATGCCACACACAA CCGTTGTGACATACCAGAGGAAGCTGAGGATGATGAGGATATGCTGATGAGACCTTCCTATGAAAAAACCTACAAGAAACAGAT GGAAGAACGAAAGAGACTAAACAGATTAGAG CAATTAAGGGAACtacaaaagagagaaaaacagttACAAATGAAAGAGGAAGAGTTGAAGAGGATGCGAATGAATATGTCTAATGCTGCAAATCCTGCTCAACCGACTTTGCCAAACCCCCCTGCGACCATGGCAACCACATCAAATTCAGCAGAG cCGATTGATGTGAAACCGGATGAGGCTGATTTGTTGCGAGCACAGAGAGAGTTGACAGAGGCTAAGCGAAGAGAAACCCAACAGACTCAGCTTATAGAACAGCTCCAGCAGCAGAAAGACCTGCTGGAGAAGAAACAGCGTGATGTGCTGAAGATAGCAGAGTCAATCACAATCAAGCAAATACAAGACACG GAAGCATCCAATGGACCCAATCAAACTCTGGAGTTTGGAGG GactggtcagaaaaggccattGGACTCTGAAGAAGACAGTTCCAACAAGCGTGTCCGTGTGGTGACATCAGATGGGGAAGTGATGTATGTGGTACAGGGAGATGACACACCCAAACCTCTGATTGATCTCACACTCAGTGACGACGAGGCGGAGCCAGCCAAAGCTGCTGAGGAGAGTGGGCAGCAGAAGGACACAGAGACTGGAGCAGGGCAATCTGACAGCCTGTCCGGGGAGGCACCACAGGAGGGGTCGGCACAGCTCACAACACTCGCAGAGGAGGAGCGAGACATCAAGCCGGACCTGGATGAGCTGGATAGAAGGATACTGGAGGCACAGCGCGCCATGGGCATGGTGGATGATCCGGAGGCTGCTAAGTCCTCTGAATCGGCACAAGCTGAGGGTGAAACGCAAGGCATGGACACACCCAGTGCGACTGATGGGGAGGACAATAATACTCAGGCAGCAGAGGATTCTAATCCAACAGCCACAGAATCCCTCACTGAAGCAGGTGATTCGAATGCTGAGCCCAAAGTGGGTGAGgctggtggtggcagtggtgagGAATCAGAGCAGTGTGTGAAGGCAGCAGGGACAGATGGGGAGGGGGATGAGGCTATGGACACAGGGGCAAGCGAGGGAACAGAAGATGCCGAGGGGAACGCCAAGACAGCCAACACAGAGACGCTGTCTGAAGCAGGGAAAGAGTCTGCAGCAGGTTCAGCTGCAGGTCAACTGGACGATGTGGGCGATGACGACTTTGGTGGCGATTTCCCGGAGGATGACGAGGGTGATGAGTTTTTGAGAGACTCAGAAACTCCCAATGACCCCGAGAGAGCATCATCAAGGACATCCAAGGAGAGTAGGGAGGGAAAAGGTCAGGAAGGGGATATGGAAGATCAGAAGTCCAACGGAAATGAAGACTACTGTCAAAACAAAGATGACAATGGCAGCGAGGAGAAAACATCAGAGCAACTAAAAGAGGAGGATGATGACAAGAAATCTAATGTCCCTGAAAGTGATGCTAAAGACATGAAAAGTGAAGAGAAAACGGACAGTATTAAAGATGAGAAACTTAATGTgaaatctctcaccaatggagAAGCAGCGGGTGGGAAAGGTCCACACTTTGAGAACAAACCTAAACTGAGTAAGATTGTGAAAACACGAGGAGTTCAGACGTTACCTGTGGAAATTAAGGGCATGTTGACTGATTCGTATAACTTCTCCAAACTAGCCCCAAGTGAAATTCATCATTTGCTAGTGCAGAGGACAAATGAACTGGAGGGACTGCGGAAAAATGTGCGTGAACTGTTGCGAATCATTTTACCAGAGGTGGACTTGGGCACCCCAGACTCCATTGACCTGGTGGTACAGGAAGTGATTCAAGTGAACCAAACAGAGGCAGCTTCTTCCGGTCCTCCGAAGTGA